The Neurospora crassa OR74A linkage group V, whole genome shotgun sequence sequence GGCATTCGCACACAAAAAGGTTCCTGTTGTACCTCTTGGTCGAAAAGAGTCGTGTAGCTTCTTTCCACTGCACTTTGTACTATCGTCCATCTCTTTGCCAAGAAACCCTGTCTTTGGAAAACGGGACTTCCCCCACATTCGCCCATCCTTTCCTTCATTCCACTCACCTGCATACTAGCTCCTCTACCAAAGACAGGTACGGTAGCGAGCCTGCTCGTGTGCTCGCTCACCAATTGCGAAAAATCCAACAAGTTCCCAAAATACGATCCGCGCCAGggcctctttctctcctacGCAAAAACCCGGCTGCCCCGAGCCTCACGGACGAACGGTGATATTTGGTGAACTCCTGTTATCAACACCTCGGTCTTCGACTCAGTCCCCCCCAAGCGAACCTCTTTCTTCCCCGCACCCGCGCTAGTACGCCGTTCAAGCCGGGAACGTCAGCTTCCTGATCAACACCACCCTCTCAAGACTCCAAAGCTCCAACAAGCCGAGATCACCACCCTCTTTCCGACACTACGGCGGCATCACGGGTCACCGATTACTCCGGGGTCTCTGAGTTGCGACCAGCAGAGACCCCTCGAACAAAGACGCACCATCTCGTCTCGATCCCCGCGTCTCGATTGCCCAGTCCCAGTTCCGACTCGAGTCGAGAGAAGGGTAGCGGCATGTCTACTATAGACACCCAACACCACATCTCCCACTCTGGACCAGATCCCGCGAGTTCGGCAGCAGAATATGGCGTGCGCTCCTTGCCAGGCGCCCGGCCACCCGCCACTTTTGCGCCCGCCAACTCGGTGACCGAAGAGCTGGAGgagacagcagcagcagggcaaGACATAACAGAGGAGATAATAGACTCAGCCTCGGCCGACCCAATGCAAGAGGACCCCAACCGGATAACGGGCCTGGAAAGATGGGCAATGAATGCTTCGGACTCGCAGTTCAATGCGCTCGCCGGCGCAGTGGGAGGCTTCATGTCCGGCGTGGTCACCTGCCCGCTGGACGTTATCAAGACCAAGTTGCAAGCGCAGGGCGCGGGACAGCATGTGGGCCAGCCCAGGATGTACAATGGCCTGGTAGGCACGGCCAAGGTAATATGGAGGCATGAGGGCATTCGCGGCATGTATAGGGGCTTGGGTCCTATAATAATGGGCTACTTGCCCACCTGGGCTGTCTGGTTCACAGTCTACAACAAAAGCAAAATATGGCTACGCCAATACACGGGTATGTCTTCCTTTTGGTGTTGGTACGGAACGGGACGTTCAAGGCTAACATAGATGTGACAGACAAGCCAATTGCCATCAACTTTGGCGCATCCATCATAGCCGGCGCTAGTAGCACCATTGCGACGAACCCGATATGGGTCATCAAGACCCGACTCATGTCGCAGTCGGCATTTCAAGACGCGCGCCCCTCGATGCACTCCCATTGGCACTACAAGTCCACGTTCGATGCCGCACGCAAGATGTACACCACCGAGGGCCTTCTCTCCTTTTACTCCGGATTGACACCTGCTCTTCTGGGTCTCTCCCATGTGGCCGTCCAATTTCCCACCTACGAGTTCCTCAAGACCAAGTTTACTGGACAAGGCATGGGCGGCGCCGCCGGCGACCAGAACGCCAAGCCAAGCTTTATGGGCACTTTTGCCGCCTCCGTCCTCTCCAAGATTATCGCCAGCAGTGCGACGTATCCCCACGAGGTCATCAGGACGAGACTGCAGACACAGCGCAGGCCGATTCCGGGACAGGAGCACTTGCAGGGTCTGGGAGTGGTTGCCAAGAACGGCGCCGAGTCAAAGCAGCTGGCAACATCAGGGCCCAAGTACAGAGGCGTGGTGAGCACCTTCAAGATCATGCTCAAGGAGGAAGGGTGGAGGGCGTTTTACGCTGGTATGGGAACCAACATGATGAGAGCCGTCCCCGCGGCGACTGTCACCATGCTCACGTACGAGTACGTGATGAACAACCTGAAGCAGGCGAGGAAGCATGGAAGGGAGAAGCTGGCCAAGGTTGCCGAGGCTACGGCTGTGAAGGCTGAGAGCGTCGAGAGGCCTGAGAtctccagcagcaccagcagctaGAGACGTGCAATGGAATCGAGGGATGTTCACATGTTTGGAGTGGGTCAAGGATTCGAAAGTTGGATATTCATATACGTAGCTTATATATGGCGTGGAGCGAACATACAGACACAGACGCACACATACACAGCGACGGAGCGCGTGCAAAGTGGAAAAGCGATACGGGACTGGGCAGGGGGGCAAGATAGGATCACATTGCGATACCCCGGAAGGGCGGTACAGGTACTCGGGATTCTTCATACATGTATACATTTGGCATACCGGTATAGCGAGCATATATAGTCTTATGTTGAACATGCTTCAGCTGAAATGTCTGCTTCCTGATCAAGCGGCTTTCTGTCTGGGGTTTTCATCGGGCTATTGAGTCATGTCGGCGTTTAGACCACGATCTTGCCCACACAACTTACCACTGGCATGTTCAAGACTTGAGAAATGGCTTCTGTATGAATTTGCTACCAAATAATGCTTCTACTTCATCATATTAAGCGCGTAAAAGGAGGTTCCCGTTAATCGGTTCCCAACCATcaaaggggggaaagacGCTCGGTCCACTTACATGGCGGTAAACCGTCTTACACAGTATAGTACGATATCTATGGTTGCAGTGAAACGGACGTCGAACGATTCAACCAAGACCACCATCTCTGATCCCATCCCCAATCTACAACAACACGTAAAATTCAAAGTCGTCAAGTCAGCCTCACCAACTTCAAGACTTGCAGTTCCTGCCTACGCAGTTCTTGATTTACAGACAAAAAGTCACAATGAAGACATCAAGAAACATCAACCCAAAGGTTTGGCTCGTCCCCGGCCCTCACCCACCCAATCAATGTCTGACGGACGACCTCGCTCGAGACACTCGCTCGCACTCCGAGTCACTCACTTACACAAttaatcaatcaatcaacgACAGACAGTCATGGCGCCCCTGGCTGCTTTCACAATGGCTTGGGTCCTGTTCGCCTATACCAGGCATTCTATTCAGGCTGCGAAGCTTAATGCTGTAAGTCATTTCATCCTCTTTCCTTAATTCATCTCGAGTCCATCACACTTTACTTGGGACGTATGGCTTTCATACACCAAGTCGAACTATAATATTGGGATTGTGTCACCGTGGTGCTTCCCTTTGCTGTCGCTTGACAGTTAGTTATTCGAAGTAAAAGTTGAAAGCTAATTCTCACTTGATAGAAACTCACACGCGAACAAaatcatcaacagcaacagcatcagcaacagcaagaGCGAGAGTACCGGGATAGGAGGCATTAATCGGACAAGTAACATTGCGAGGGAAGGGGTAGGAAGAGTCAGTGACTAAATTGAAGTATATGACGAgtgtatagtatagtaacaAAACTAGACCGAACACAATTGCCATCACACCTCCACTGACTTCTCTTATGTGTCCCCTCGTGTCCATTACGCCTTTTGATCATGTTTTTACATCTCTCTCCCAAGACATAAAGACCAAGTGGACTTCGCATCTCTGTGTTTCCTACCTGGTCACATGCACATAAAAGACTGTCACGGCTTATTGTGACTAGAGTGTCCGTCCCGTACTGGACTTGTCTTCTTCATGTTCGGTTTATCCATCTGTAGCTTCCCGGAGCGAGCGGGGACGTATGGAAAGTAAGGGGGAATATCTATTCAGAGATGGTTAACGCTCCTATTATGCGTTTCAAGAATATCGTCTACTACGTCTATCAACATGATCTTATTGTATATTCCAAAACCATCATCCACCACTTTTTGTATAAATACCCCCTCTATTTACCTTCCCTCGTCCCTCTCTAACCGaaccttctcttttctttttctcctttcctcACAACCACCAAAGCACCCACAGTTCCTCATCCATCAGTCCTCGTCTCGAGATCAAATCTTCACACAAGCTCCCAAGCTCCCAAACACCAGATCAAACCACACAAGCCATCAGAGCTTCCACCccaaccaaccccaacaacccAAACAACCCAAACAACCGCACCCATCAACCAGCCAACCAAAACACCCAAAATGACCACCGCCCACCCAAAGAAAGACCGCCCTTCCACCCTCTTCCCTTTGCACCCTCGTCCCTGGTTTTGGCCCCCTACCAGACCCAGACCcgctcctcgtcctcctcgtcgtcgtcctgcCCCGAGAGCTCCGCCTAATACCCCTGCTGCGCCTGGTTCTCCTGCGCCTGGTTCTCCTGCGCCTGGTTCTCCTGCGCCTGGTTCTCCTGCGCCTGAGGCTGGGGCTTGGACTGAAACTGGGGCTAGCAGAGACTGAGACTGA is a genomic window containing:
- a CDS encoding calcium-binding mitochondrial carrier protein Aralar2; this encodes MSTIDTQHHISHSGPDPASSAAEYGVRSLPGARPPATFAPANSVTEELEETAAAGQDITEEIIDSASADPMQEDPNRITGLERWAMNASDSQFNALAGAVGGFMSGVVTCPLDVIKTKLQAQGAGQHVGQPRMYNGLVGTAKVIWRHEGIRGMYRGLGPIIMGYLPTWAVWFTVYNKSKIWLRQYTDKPIAINFGASIIAGASSTIATNPIWVIKTRLMSQSAFQDARPSMHSHWHYKSTFDAARKMYTTEGLLSFYSGLTPALLGLSHVAVQFPTYEFLKTKFTGQGMGGAAGDQNAKPSFMGTFAASVLSKIIASSATYPHEVIRTRLQTQRRPIPGQEHLQGLGVVAKNGAESKQLATSGPKYRGVVSTFKIMLKEEGWRAFYAGMGTNMMRAVPAATVTMLTYEYVMNNLKQARKHGREKLAKVAEATAVKAESVERPEISSSTSS